From a region of the Alnus glutinosa chromosome 1, dhAlnGlut1.1, whole genome shotgun sequence genome:
- the LOC133880009 gene encoding CASP-like protein 1D1, with amino-acid sequence MASTDKPDTEYGKEVRPPPPPTGEHYFAVDLALRVLLFASALTAVLVLVTSNQTKLIPVLGSRKSKFNHSPAFIYFVVALSIAGLYSIITILASISVLFKPISSTKFLLHFAIWDVLILGLVASATGSAGSIAYVGLKGNHHAGWPKVCNSFDKFCRHLAGSLAVSLFASVLLVLLIWLSIFTLHRRIPK; translated from the exons ATGGCTTCCACTGATAAGCCTGACACAGAATACGGCAAGGAAGTCCGGCCACCACCCCCACCCACCGGCGAGCACTATTTTGCCGTCGATTTGGCCCTCAGGGTCTTATTGTTTGCATCGGCGCTGACTGCTGTCCTCGTGCTAGTCACTAGCAACCAAACGAAGCTAATTCCCGTGTTAGGAAGTCGTAAGTCCAAGTTTAATCATTCCCCAGCTTTCAT ATACTTTGTGGTGGCGCTTTCCATAGCTGGCCTCTATAGCATCATCACAATATTAGCATCAATCTCGGTCTTGTTCAAACCAATCTCCTCAACAAAGTTCTTGCTCCATTTTGCAATTTGGGATgtg ttgATATTGGGGCTGGTAGCTTCAGCCACAGGCTCCGCCGGCAGCATTGCATATGTGGGGTTAAAAGGCAACCACCACGCAGGGTGGCCTAAGGTGTGCAACAGTTTCGATAAATTTTGCAGACATCTGGCAGGATCCCTTGCAGTCTCCTTGTTCGCTTCCGTCCTGCTTGTCCTTCTTATCTGGCTCTCCATTTTCACTCTTCACCGTCGGATCCCCAAGTAG